CGATTCTGATTCTGAACGTTCGTTGATTCGAAGATCGGCAGCAAGAAGCGGCCCGGACAAAAAAACGATGGTTGGAATGAACTGCTGCTTGGAAGAGCGGCGATTTGCGTCTCGCCGAGCGGCCAATCTCACCCAGCCGAACTATGTTCGCACGCCACGCGTCGAATGACCGCTCAAGAAAAGTTGGGCCATAATCTATGACTTCAATCGTGAAGGTCTGTCGCGGCAAGTCCGAGACCTTTGCAACGGGCTCGACTGTCGCCTCCCTTGCAAATCCCCGCCTTCGAGTGAACCTAGCCGCGCCGTTGTGGGAAGTCAACCAATCGATCGAGTGAGCGAAGCAATCGCCAGACTTCGCGACCCACATAAACCGCGACGGGCTCGCCATTGACGATACTGGTCCCGCACTTGTGCGATCAATGATTCTCGCTTGAACATCTCAGCACCGCTCGATACCCACCTTGCCAGGAAAGCCGTATGATAAGCGAGTTCTTGTCCATCGGACATACCTGCTCGGGACTTCGCCGTCCGGCGATCGACTATGAACCCAGCGCGTCTAGAAATTGTTGCGCCCTTCCGACCGGGTTATCGCTCTGCCGGCGTGCTCCTGCATATCACTTCGCTCCCATCGTCGTATGGAATCGGAGACTTGGGACCCTCGGCATTTGCCTGGGTCGATCGACTCGCAGCGGCTGGCCAGGCTTGGTGGCAGGTGCTTCCCTTAGGACCGACAGGATTCGGTCATTCGCCCTATCAAGCGCTGTCGTCGTTTGCCGGGAATCCCGTGGTCATCAGTCCCGACCGGCTGATCGAGGATGGCCTGATTAAGTCGAACGAATGCACCGGCGGCTCGTTTCCATCCGACTACGTCGCTTTCGAACGAGTCATTCCCTTCAAGGAGAGCATACTGGCGTCCGCTTGGCGGAATTTCCAAGGCGGGGCCAGAGCGGATTTGAAGGACGAGTTCGAGCAATTCTGCGAGGACAAAGCCGCGCTGCAAAGCGAGCCGGCGTTGTTCATGGCTCTGCGAGAGAAATTTGAACAAGCACCTATTGCGAAATGGCCTCGCGAATTCGCGCGGCGCGAACCGGCGGCCATCACACAGGCGCGGCGGGAACTTGCCGACTCCATCGACCGGTTCCGCTTCGGCCAGTTCCTTCTGTTCCGGCAGTGGAAAACTCTCAAGGACTATGCGAATCGACGTGGCGTGCGACTGCTCGGGGACCTTCCAATTTTCGTCTCGCCGGATTCTTCGGACGCCTGGGCGAATCCCGAATTGTTTCTGTTAGACGACGAGTTGAGACCGAAAGTCGTGGCCGGCGTTCCTCCCGACTACTTCAGCGCCGATGGCCAGCTTTGGGGAAATCCGATCTACGACTGGGACGCACTGCGAAGAACCAACTATCGCTGGTGGATTGATCGACTGCAGGCGCGGCTGGAATTACTCGATGCGATTCGCATCGATCATTTTCGCGGTTTCGAGGCGGCGTGGCACGTTCCGGCAGGCTCCGCGACGGCCGCAACCGGCCAATGGGTATCGGGGCCGGGCACCGATTTCTTCGAGACAGCGCGGCAGGCGCTCGGCGGTCTGCCGCTGTTGGCCGAGGATCTGGGGCTCATTACACCCGCGGTCACGGCCTTGCGCGATCAATTTCAGTTGCCGGGAATGCGAGTGATTCAGTTTGCATTCAATGGCGATCCAAATAATCCGCATTTGCCGCATGACTGCGTTCATAATAGTGTGGTTTACACCGGCACGCACGACAACGACACGACACGCGGCTGGTACGACGCGGCGCCGGAACATGAGCGAGCGAATCTTTGGAAGTATCTAGGCCGCGATCCGGGCCAACCCGAAGAGGCAGTCTGTGAAATGATCCGGCTGGCATTGTCGTCGCCGGCCGCATTGGCCATCGTGCCGCTTCAGGATGTGCTCGGTTTGGGATCGTCAGCGCGGATGAACACTCCGGGGCGGGCGGAGGGCCAGTGGAGATGGCGCTGCTCCGATGGGGCGCTGGATGACCCCGGCTGGAAACGGCTCGGAGAATTGACGCAAGTGAGCCATCGCTCGCAGAGCTAATTCGCGGCCGTGGCGCCAAACAATCTGGCGAAGAGCTGGTCGAACCTATCTAGACTGGCAGTTGTCATAACAGATCACAACCACACTGCCACTCACGCTCTTTTAAGATATGAAAGAATCTTATCGACTCCCCGACAAATTCACCACGACTGGCAAGTTCTGGCTACCGGAAGCTCCTGAACACAGGGTCCCCGGAACGCTTGAATACACGACTGAGGACATCACACTGACCCTGCACGGAGCATTTCCCGTAACGCTACGGGACGGTGAGCGAATAGAATCAGTCCGTCTGTCGCACGTCTACGGCGCATTGAAGGAAGGCTACTCATGCACGTTGCTGGATGTTGGATATTCGGGGAGTGAGTTCAGTTTTTCCGAGACGCACACCACATCCTATTGGGCGACGTTTCTCGTCGTCGGGTCGCACACGTCCGGTCTGGACGATCTCCGCATTCACTCCCTGTCGATGCAATGCTCGCACTTGGCGACGTTCATGGGTGCGGACCCGTTTCAAGGCGTGCTGCCGCAGTGGGACGAAGGCTTTACGATCTCGCACAAGCATTCGCCTCCACAATCGTATAGGGTTGATCCGCTCGCAGCCTACATCAAATTCGGCGTTCGTTGCCACTTGTTTACGAAACACATGCAGATGGGGCTCGTCGCTGAAGCCATCGCTGAATTTGTGCCCGACACGCCTCACCCCGTTGATTGGTTCATGAACGCAATGTGGCGGTTGTGCGATTTGCTGACGTTATTGACCGACAGCCCTGTTCGCCCGCTTGCGATACAGTTTCGCCTCGACGAAGACAAGCTATACGATGGCTGGCTGG
The sequence above is drawn from the Pirellulales bacterium genome and encodes:
- a CDS encoding HEPN domain-containing protein, which encodes MKESYRLPDKFTTTGKFWLPEAPEHRVPGTLEYTTEDITLTLHGAFPVTLRDGERIESVRLSHVYGALKEGYSCTLLDVGYSGSEFSFSETHTTSYWATFLVVGSHTSGLDDLRIHSLSMQCSHLATFMGADPFQGVLPQWDEGFTISHKHSPPQSYRVDPLAAYIKFGVRCHLFTKHMQMGLVAEAIAEFVPDTPHPVDWFMNAMWRLCDLLTLLTDSPVRPLAIQFRLDEDKLYDGWLVYHAAKPFSEEKPLTLAELLFGLRFFGERFAAVLDKWFGMNKPLQSSTYLFRDAHRDEGSTVGGFLKATKSVEAFSMAMGQAHYMEPAEYEQIKDSLAALIPKDADSDFRKSMLKRLKFGNEFSFRKRIKTLVRSLSEDGRAIVCKRLVDFADGVVATRNYLTHYSDDPDTKPLEPKDCFWACHKLLMLMRILLLKYIGVDEANIVVRLKNHPWLSQQIALWPNYKEKA
- the malQ gene encoding 4-alpha-glucanotransferase, with translation MLLHITSLPSSYGIGDLGPSAFAWVDRLAAAGQAWWQVLPLGPTGFGHSPYQALSSFAGNPVVISPDRLIEDGLIKSNECTGGSFPSDYVAFERVIPFKESILASAWRNFQGGARADLKDEFEQFCEDKAALQSEPALFMALREKFEQAPIAKWPREFARREPAAITQARRELADSIDRFRFGQFLLFRQWKTLKDYANRRGVRLLGDLPIFVSPDSSDAWANPELFLLDDELRPKVVAGVPPDYFSADGQLWGNPIYDWDALRRTNYRWWIDRLQARLELLDAIRIDHFRGFEAAWHVPAGSATAATGQWVSGPGTDFFETARQALGGLPLLAEDLGLITPAVTALRDQFQLPGMRVIQFAFNGDPNNPHLPHDCVHNSVVYTGTHDNDTTRGWYDAAPEHERANLWKYLGRDPGQPEEAVCEMIRLALSSPAALAIVPLQDVLGLGSSARMNTPGRAEGQWRWRCSDGALDDPGWKRLGELTQVSHRSQS